A segment of the Triticum urartu cultivar G1812 chromosome 1, Tu2.1, whole genome shotgun sequence genome:
CTGACTGCGAGTCCCCGAGATACGAGTATACGACCGCTTCCCCCATGGCGACAAGACGAGCACGCGCCCGTCCATGGAGCCGACACCGCTGAGCGAATCAGTCGCGCCCGACCCGACGAGAGCATCCGAGCCCGGCCGACGCGCGCCCCCCCTCACCCACCAAGCAACCAACCAACCCCTCCACTCAAAGCAAAGCCTCGAGGCGGAGTCCGTCCTACTCCATCCATCGCGTCGCGTCACACACCGGCCCGGGACTACAGTCGGAAAAGCACGGCGCAACCACACTCTTTGACCTTTGCCCCGTGCTCCCACCATCGCCCACCATTCCACTGCGCCGCCGCTCCGCCCAAGCCCGCCCCCATTTCCACCCTCGATCGTTCTCCGGTCTGCTCGTCGACCGCCTCGCGCTTTCTTCATGTCCAGGGAGCGGCGGCCGCCGCTCGCCCTGGCcctggcggtggcggcggcggtggtgggcgTCCTGGCGGCTGCGTCGCCGCGGGCGGAGGCGGAGCTGCAGGTGGGGTTCTACAATGCGACGTGCCCGATCGCGGAGGGGGTGGTGTTCGCGGAGATGCACGCCATCCTGCACGAGGACCCCACGCTGGCGCCCTCGCTGCTCCGGATGCACTACCACGACTGCTTCGTCCAGGGCTGCGACGGCTCCATCATGCTCAGGTCCCGCCGGGGCACGGCGGAGCGGGACGCCACCCCGAACCGGAGCATGCGCGGCTACGACGCCATCGAGCGGATCAAGGCCAGGCTCGAGACGCTCTGCCCGCTCACCGTCTCCTGCGCCGACATCATCGCCATGGCCGCCAGGGACGCCGTCTACCTGGTGAGTAGCTGCAGAGACCACGACGACAAGTTGATTTAATTGGGCATCTTTTTCACCGGCTCTCGTGCTTACTTTGCAGAGCAAGGGGCCGTGGTACGGCGTGGAGACCGGGCGGCGGGACGGCAACGTGACGGTGGCCGAGTACGCGGAGAACGACCTGGCGCCGCCGGACTCCAACATCGTCGACGTCAAGACCTTCTTCAGCGTCAAGTCGCTCACCGCCAAGGACATCGTCGTCCTCTTCGGTACGCACCTCTCCTTTCCTCTCCATGACTCCATCGCTTCACGCGTACGTGCGTCCGTGGACGACAGCAACAGCCCAACACACGCCGCACTGACAATGGCATCCTTCCTGCCCCTCCAGGGAGCCACAGCATCGGGACCTCCCACTGCGAGGCGTTCCGGAAGCGGCTCTACAACTTCACGGGCGCCATGGACCAGGACCCGTCGCTGGACGCCGGGTACGCGAGGCAGCTGAGGAAGCTCTGCCCGCGCCGCCACGGCGGCCGGGGCAGGAGGACCAAGGTGCCCATGGACCCCGGCAGCGGCTTCACCTTCGACCTCAGCTACTACCGCCACGTGCTGGCCACGGGGGGCCTCTTCCAGTCCGACGGCAGCCTCCTCCACGACGCCGCCACCAGGGGCTACGTCGAGAGGATGGCCAACGCGTCGTCGCCGGACGAGTACTACCAGGACTTCGCGGCGGCCATGGTCAAGATGGGCCGCACCGACGTGCTCCTCGACAGCCTCGGCGAGGTCAGGGCCACCTGCGGCGTTTTTGTTGACTAGCCTTAGGTTCAGGGCTGCATTTGCACATATACACATACACTGGTTGATTTGTACGGGGGTTTATCGGGTTCTCTGATCTTTATGCTAATAGTATTATTAACTGAAGATGCAAAAGAGATGCAAGGCAGTTTCATACGCTTTTTAGCTGAGGGGGTCATCACCTGTAACTTGTACAAATAGTCCACGTACTAATACTTATACTGTACTGCATGGAGCTACTTATCTGTTAAGTACATCTGGTCGTTTGACCAACCACATGTTTCTGTTTGGTCAACCACAATTCGGTCACCAAACCTGGCCAGTTATAACAAAATAATTTAGCTACAGAGCGTGTCAGCTACTTATCATGCAAGTCGAACTTGTGTGAGCAAACTTCTCTATCGAGACAACCGAAACTAAATACTACTCCCTCGGTCCCaaaatgtaagacatttttttgCACTACCATCAAAAAAACGTCATACATTtcgggacagagggagtactttaCTATCCAATGACTGGTGATGCACTAAAAAAAACAGCACAAATGCACTACAATTTGCAAGCCAAAATCGTTTTCCTATTCTAAATATGCAACTTGAACGTTTTCGGCAGAGTTTTCTGTAGCAATGAACAGGTTTTACCCTAGTAAAATAGGAAAGCTTTGGAAAGAGACATATCCAGTGTACAGTGCAGTGAAATTGCTCTTTCATTTGTTCAACTTCGATTCCAGAAATTACACCTATTATATAATGAAAAACTGTAAGTGAGAACTGAACACCCTTTGCTTTTTAGAGACTACACATGACAAGAACAAAGAACACTTGGCACATTGGTGCATACATTGTTATTTTTTACCCCATATATAGATTCCAGATGCTACTACTGCGCTTACTGCTCCAATGGACGCCAAAATTTTCAACTTCGAAGCACCTTTCCTAGGCACAGGTAATTCCATCAAACGTTGTACCTGCACGGAAATTTGATAATTGAAATGAGCATTATGAAAAATAGATCTGCTCTGACCAAGGAAAGTAATCTTAAATAGTAATGAATTTCTTGCTCATAAAAATCATAACACACGAAATGATGTTCTTAAAAAAAATTCTTACCTCAATTGGTTGTTGCCAATTTTTCTTTATCCCAGAAACATGCCCTTTTCCCACAACTGCCACCACTGAAGAATGTTCCCTTGCTACCTTCAATAATTTGGAAGACATATACCTACAATGAAATTCAAGAAGTTAAAGCACAACCATTATCGCAACATTGAGAAAAGCAACACAAAATGCTTTACAAAAGTAAAGTAATTTTGAAGGAACTCACATATCACGTTCATGGAGAAGTGTCTCCATCAGACTAGGAAATGCCTTGCTCATCTCTTGAATGACAAGTGTTAGCAtgtcaacatcatccatgtcctTTAACTGAATAAACAAGCATTTGCATTGCTATGTAAATACAGTGAAGTAATTATTTCTCGTACATTTCATCTAAAACCAAAAAGGTAACATCATGGTATATTAACTCTCACAATAGTGGATCTGAGGGCATTTAGAGAATCAAGAAGGCAAGATGATATAAGTGCTCCCTGTGGCAAATGTATTGCCTAAGACAACATACCATTTTATTAAGATCTTCAGGGCTCGGTAAAAATAAGGACTGGAAAACAATGTAGTACAGAAATTTAGCTCTGTGCCACAATGACATTTTCCCCCAAGTTCTCCTCAGAGTGATCttcaaaagaaaaaagaaaaacataAATGGCATCAGTTCAATGCTTATGAAAATTAACTGGCGACCTATCTCATAGTACCAAGATTTCAATAAAGGACCAATATGACATGCTGAATGTAACTAATATTATGCCAACAATAGCAGCAGTCAAGAGGTACAAGAATTAACATAAGATAACCCCCGGTGATGCTCTAACTTTAATCACTTAAAGATCCTACCACAGCGCAACACCATGACAACTAGATGCATATAACCTTTTGGATCCAATGTCCATAACCTACCACATCATTTTATGGCACATCACATAAGAAGATTGAAATTAAAGTTATAAGAACAAGCAAGCAGTGTTGACCACCTTTCAATCAATCCAAGCGGATAGATGtgatgatgattttgatgagATGTGTATGTTTTTCTAAAAATTaaaatctactccctccgttcctaaatatttgtctttctagacatttcacatgactactacatacggatgtatgtagacatattttagagtgtagattcactcattttgctccgtatgtagtcacttgttgaaatgcctagaaagacaagtatttaggaacggagggagtaatcaGTAATATGGGTGGAAAAATTAATGGGCAAGAATCAGCAATGTATGTTTGATTCATTTGAATTGTTGGAATAAATTGTCCGTCATTCTATTAGATGCATAGAAAATAGCGACAATAGAAGTTGACCACATTTATCCTTGTGAGAACAAATTGCAATATTCAGTGAAAAACTTATCCGTGTAGATCATTTTATGTAATTTAATTTGTTCTGTCCAGTGCCCTTCTGAATGAAAAACCAAATTCAACCACCAAGTTCAGTACCTGGACAGGGCGATCTCCAAGGATAACTTTGCCACCATACGTCATTGCTTCCTCAAATGCCACTCGAAATTCAGCTCCAGGTAATACATCAAGCTGGCTAGCAACCTTGGGTGCCAAAATCAACATCATATGAGCTACCATGAACACTACATAATTAGTACTGACTGTACAATAAAATCAGTGCATACCTTTGCAAGAAACCAGCTATAGAGAATCCCAAAGGTGTTCATCTTTTTCTTCTTCCACATGTCAATCATTTCATTCATGGTAGGAACCTGTGGGCAAAATCAGATTGAATGATGAACGAGAAGAAATAATGATACTCTATAATGGAACATGCCAAACTGGAGATGATACAATCTATATGGTCTGATTTCGATGATGTAATATTATAAGATTAAATACATGCACTTAGATGAAGGATCCGCAAAACCTATACACCAAGAGAACCACTGTTCATGCATGAACAAGCACAACTATCCATCATTATAATGATATGTAATCCTAACTTAGATACACCACAAATATGTTTTTGTTAGAAGTGCTTGATTGGTGTCCATGAGAATATGCAATGCCATATCAACAGTTTGAAGCCCATCCTGTCAATTAACTCAAGTAGGTCAAATTATGAACAAAATATGTTTTAACCAACAAATTCTACACAAGTGTCTTCTGGAGCAAATTTCACTTGTGTTATCCAATCCAATCAACTTGTTATTAGAGATATCTCTTGGGAGAACTCCACTCGTGTTTTCTTAACCAACTTTATACTAGAGATATCCAACATCCAACAGATAGTTCTTCATTGAGATTAATTTTGTAAACCCCAACGCCATATTAAGTGGCTTTCTTCACCATTTGAGGGAATAAAATAGATAAAGATCAAAGCAGAACGGACTCAAAATTCTTATAGTGCTTCCTGGTAATGTGATTCACAcaaatacaatagcttcaatgtAATGGACCAACAATCATTATAGGATAAGCATTTATTTCCTACTTTACACAtgtcaattgtttcatacctgaAGGTTTTGTGGTGTCAGAATAGAAACCCTGCTGGAACACAGTTCCAAGAAAACAGCCTACAATTCCAAAAAAAAAAAGAAAGTGTTCCAAACAAATTAGTTGAAAATCTCCAATATCAATTAGAAAAGAAAACACTCCAAAACTGGCAGCCAACCTGCCAAATGATCCACCAATTGTTGAAATTACTGATGATAAGTAAAGAGAGGAAGAAACCTGAGGCTTCAGAAAGTTGATGACGGCTTTGACTTGATCACATGATTCCTACAATCAAATCAGCAGTCAAGTCAGCATTCGAaattacaaatgtcctgatgacTGACGCGGCCTTTTTTAGCACATGCCGCACACTCAAAGCAAAACCACCGGGGTACCAGTACTTATGATTTAGTACTACCGCCCTTGCTGTAGCCCACTGTAGCCCACACAGAAGTAGTACTAAGCAGAAAAGCAATGCAACTTGCTTGCTGGGCCAATGCAGGCAGACGTCCCTACCTTTTGTGCTTGGACTCTAAATCTTAGATCGATGAAACTTTCTTCCTTGAAAAGTAAAATTATCCCGAACTGAAACTAATGTACACGAGTAGTGGTGTTTTGACGCTCCAACAAGGGATTAGAACAGAAGGAAACGCGCAAGGGTCCTGCAATTGACGCTCGAAAATCGAAATCCGTGGCAGGAGGACAGGGCAGGCTCACCTGCGAGACATGGGCGGTGCCGACGACGTAGACGCGGCAGGTCTCGCCTTCCCCGGCCGCCACGGCCTCGGCCGAAGTGTGGCACTCGAGGCACACCACCCCTCTGGCGAGCTCCTCGGGCAGTTCCCTGGGCATCTCATCACCAGCGTCCTCTCCCCCCGCTTCCGCCTCGGCGTCCGCGAACTCCGGGTCGTCCACGCCAGTCTCCCCGTTGAACTCGGCGTAGGCGTAGGCGTCGGCATCGGAGTAGGGCGTGGCCGGATCCATCAGCAGGCAgagcggcgcgaggcggcgggaCGCGAAGCTCCGAAGAGTCGGGGTtagggctcggcgggcggcgagcggcggggTGCGAGGCGGTGGCGGGGTTCGGAGGAGGAAGGGGGCgcggtggaggaggaggcagggCGGGCGGATCATGCGCCGGAGGGCGTCAGTTTGGGGTGGGATTGCTCGCCGTGCCGGGGGCTATTGAGATGGGACGGGACGGGACGGCCTGTGACGTGGCCTCCGTCGGTGCAGCGGCTGGGATCTCTCTGAGAGACGTGGGGGGCGGGATCTCGGCCGTTCGAACCACCGACGTGGCCGCGCCGCGCTGCCTCGCTTTTATTCGTTGGTTGCTTGATCTGTCGTCCCTGCGCGCGGTTGCATATGCAGTGAAATTTTTCTATTGTTGGTGGACgtataagggcatctccagcgccGAACCTGGAACCGCTTGCATAGGTTCGGGTCAGGCCAAGTTTTTTCTCGCAAACCGAAGACAAAGTGAAGGGGCTCTGCGGACATCCGGATCTCTGACATGCATGCACCAGACTGCCTTGGCCTATCACGAACCCTCGCCAGTCCCTCCTATGCTTTCCATCGAACGGTCATGTCGCTTGTCGCGCCTCATTCTTGTCGGCCCGGACCATGCAACGCCCGACATTGATGCTCGTGATTTGACTGGACAAGAGGACGGTGCTGACGGACGAGACTTCTCGGGCGTCGCCGCTTTGATGCAGACGACGCGTCCCGAGAAACCAACTCCGGCTGCTGCGCTGCATTGAAGTCGTACGCCGACCTAGCCTCGTCTCGCCTAGCCGCAGCTATTTAAGTCGTGCACCGACAACGCATAAAGTCGCACGCTCGCTTCCCAAGCACCGTCCTCCTTCCCCTCCCCGCCACCGTTTCCGAGCCATTCCTCTTCTTCGAGCCCAATAGTGATGCCGAAGTCTTGGTTCTCCATGCTAGGAGGCAGGAGACACTGGGAGTTCTTCATCTGGTGATTCTTGGTGCTGCCGTCCTTGCTCTCCGGGCCCATCGGCATCGACGACGCCCATTTCCTCCAGCAAGGAGGTGATCGACATCTTctctggcgacgaggaggaccaGACGCCGCAGCAGAGGCCTCGCCTCCTATCGGAGTTCGTTCGTCAGATCGAGTTAATGACGGAGCATTCGCTCCGTCACATGGGCCCGTCGCCACCATCGTCGGTGCACGTCAAGGAGGAGCCGTCGTCCCCACCGTAATAGCCCATAAAGTGTGAGCCGGTGTCCCCTCTTCGGCGGGTCAAGAACGAGTCGACGTCGTCCCCGCCCCAGCGCTaccgctgttggggaacgtagcagaaattcaaaattttcctacgtgtcaccaagatctatctatggagagactagcaacgaggggaaggagagtgcatctacatacccttgtagatcgctaagcggaagcgttcaagtgaacggggttgatggagtcgtactcgtcgtgattcaaatcaccgatgaccaagtgccaaacgcacggcacctccgcgttcaacacacgtgcagcccggtgacgtctcccacgccttgatccagcaaggagagagggagaggttgaggaagactccatccagcagcagcacaacggcgtggtggtgatggaggagcgcggcaatcctgcagggcttcgccaagcaccacagaagaggagggagagagagatgcagggctgcaccaacgagagatcgaatcgcgtgtgttatgggcagccctaggcctcatatatatagggaaggggaggggctgcgccccctctagggttcccaccccctaggggggcggcagccctagatggggatcaagggtggcggccaagagggggagaggagagggaggcgcaccaatatgggccttaaggcccatatcccttagggtttgccccctttccacctcttaggcgccatgggcccttgtgggaggcgcaccagcccactaaggggctggtccctcaccactcttagcccacgcaagcctccggggttggtggccccacttggtggacccccgggaccctcccggtggtcccggtacattaccgataaaccccgaaacttttccggtgaccaaaacaggacttcccatatataaatctttacctccggaccattccggaactcctcgtgacgtccgggatctcatccgggactccgaacaacattcggtaaccacatacaagcttcctttataaccctagcgtcatcgaaccttaagtgtgtagaccctacgggttcgggagacatgcagacatgaccgagacgttctccggtcaataaccaacagcgggatctggatacccatgttggctcccacatgttccacgatgatctcatcggatgaaccacgatgtcaaggacttaatcaatcccgtatacaattccctttgtctagcggtacgatacttgcccgagattcgatcgtcggtattctgataccttgttcaatctcgttaccggcaagtctctttactcgttccgtaacacatcatcccgtgatcaactccttgatcacattgtgcacattatgatgatgtcctaccgagtgggcccagagatacctctccgtttacacggagtgacaaatcccagtctcgattcgtgccaacccaacagacactttcagagatacctgtagtgcacctttatagtcacccagttacgttgtgacgtttggtacacccaaagcactcctacggtatccgggagttgcacaatctcatggtctaaggaaatgatacttgacattagaaaagctttagcatacgaactacatgatctagtgctaggctta
Coding sequences within it:
- the LOC125523846 gene encoding peroxidase 1-like; translated protein: MSRERRPPLALALAVAAAVVGVLAAASPRAEAELQVGFYNATCPIAEGVVFAEMHAILHEDPTLAPSLLRMHYHDCFVQGCDGSIMLRSRRGTAERDATPNRSMRGYDAIERIKARLETLCPLTVSCADIIAMAARDAVYLSKGPWYGVETGRRDGNVTVAEYAENDLAPPDSNIVDVKTFFSVKSLTAKDIVVLFGSHSIGTSHCEAFRKRLYNFTGAMDQDPSLDAGYARQLRKLCPRRHGGRGRRTKVPMDPGSGFTFDLSYYRHVLATGGLFQSDGSLLHDAATRGYVERMANASSPDEYYQDFAAAMVKMGRTDVLLDSLGEVRATCGVFVD
- the LOC125523834 gene encoding traB domain-containing protein-like, which gives rise to MIRPPCLLLHRAPFLLRTPPPPRTPPLAARRALTPTLRSFASRRLAPLCLLMDPATPYSDADAYAYAEFNGETGVDDPEFADAEAEAGGEDAGDEMPRELPEELARGVVCLECHTSAEAVAAGEGETCRVYVVGTAHVSQESCDQVKAVINFLKPQAVFLELCSSRVSILTPQNLQVPTMNEMIDMWKKKKMNTFGILYSWFLAKVASQLDVLPGAEFRVAFEEAMTYGGKVILGDRPVQITLRRTWGKMSLWHRAKFLYYIVFQSLFLPSPEDLNKMLKDMDDVDMLTLVIQEMSKAFPSLMETLLHERDMYMSSKLLKVAREHSSVVAVVGKGHVSGIKKNWQQPIEVQRLMELPVPRKGASKLKILASIGAVSAVVASGIYIWGKK